The proteins below are encoded in one region of Gambusia affinis linkage group LG07, SWU_Gaff_1.0, whole genome shotgun sequence:
- the dram2b gene encoding DNA damage-regulated autophagy modulator protein 2b, producing MWWFQQGLCLLPAALVVWTVASFVFAYITAVVLRHVDPLLPYISDTGTLAPERCVFGIMMDVSAFLGIATVYVRYKQVEALLDDEVKLQRLNFFGLVFGWMSSFGMCVVASFQKTAFFPMHLVGAILTFGVGAIYILVQTLLSHYMQPHIHSKTTFVVRLSILVWTLGSIISMFVSSVIMYSSLSGVDVPRKLHWIPGEPGYVPHLVSTVSEWFLAFSFISFFLTYIRDFQKINLRAVAVFESSHLYDGTVPPSRQNRPSETSPLLAGTT from the exons ATGTGGTGGTTCCAGCAGGGTCTCTGCCTCCTGCCCGCTGCTCTGGTCGTTTGGACGGTGGCATCCTTCGTCTTCGCCTACATCACAGCAGTGGTGCTGAGACATGTGGACCCTCTGTTGCCTTACATCAG TGACACAGGAACATTGGCACCGGAGAggtgtgtgtttgggatcatgATGGATGTTTCAGCTTTTTTAG GCATTGCCACGGTGTATGTGCGTTACAAGCAGGTGGAGGCTCTTCTCGATGATGAGGTCAAACTCCAAAGACTGAACTTCTTTGGGTTAGTTTTCGGCTGGATGAGCTCTTTCGGGATGTGTGTGGTGGCCAGCTTCCAG AAGACAGCCTTTTTCCCCATGCACTTGGTGGGGGCGATTTTGACATTTGGTGTCGGAGCGATCTACATCCTGGTTCAGACGCTGCTGTCGCATTACATGCAGCCTCACATCCACAGCAAGACCACGTTTGTGGTTCGCCTCAGCATCCTGGTCTGGACCTTGGGCAGCATCATCAGCA TGTTTGTATCATCAGTCATCATGTACAGCAGTCTGTCAGGAGTGGATGTACCCCGTAAGCTACACTGGATCCCAGGAGAACCG GGCTACGTGCCGCATCTTGTCAGCACGGTATCTGAGTGGTTCCTGGCCTTTTCCTTCATCAGCTTCTTCCTCACTTACATCAGAGATTTTCAG aaaataaacttgcGAGCAGTAGCAGTTTTCGAGAGCAGCCATCTGTACGATGGGACTGTCCCACCTTCTCGTCAGAACAGACCGTCCGAAACTTCTCCACTGCTGGCAGGAACAACGTGA
- the lg07h6orf89 gene encoding bombesin receptor-activated protein C6orf89 homolog translates to MGTTTSEPCIYDKLSESIDILRQSGYRYGMSEREIERFIKQVLETNEPRREPPQFPILRATIKFLVAVGLLLLVVLAFTYPQSSPQLGLVNLGCCNRSSPLSHIRLLSLPIAKKYNLQGFHEWWSAGSLRQSLVNCSGCAEISSVLEVPESLRGTVTLRRGPQLVLLKGGESLSIQRQQLEALYLAHSGSMSILLEEDNGLHSDNLGLPQGPANFTLLWRFSSGTREKVLRWLFPKAELCPLLDSAGTILQRCLVIHSTNSQSKGVRVLGWLVVGEGLPTVRVVPVQRCQKHCSSFNLWLSPGDMVYADPRYWQMELFPGRGQNIICDGTTF, encoded by the exons ATGGGGACAACAACAAGCGAGCCATGTATCTACGACAAACTGTCTGAGAGCATCGACATCCTCCGCCAGTCGGGTTACCGGTATGGCATGTCAGAGAGAGAAATTGAGAGATTCATCAAGCAGGTCCTGGAGACCAACGAGCCAAGAAGAGAGCCTCCACAGTTCCCCATTCTAAGAGCCACCATTAAG tttcTGGTGGCTGTGGGCTTACTGCTGTTGGTGGTGCTGGCCTTCACCTACCCACAGAGCTCCCCCCAGTTGGGACTGGTAAATTTGGGCTGTTGCAACCGGTCGTCCCCCCTTAGCCATATCCGCCTGCTCTCCCTTCCTATTGCCAAGAAGTACAACCTGCAAG gTTTTCATGAGTGGTGGAGTGCTGGTTCTCTCCGGCAGAGTCTGGTTAACTGTTCAGGATGCGCAGAAATCTCCTCAGTGCTGGAAGTCCCAGAAAGCCTCAGGGGTACTGTGACTCTGCGACGGGGACCTCAGCTGGTTCTGCTGAAG GGCGGGGAGTCTCTCAGTATCCAGCGGCAGCAGCTGGAGGCGCTCTACTTAGCCCATTCAGGCTCCATGTCAATTCTGCTGGAGGAGGACAATGGTCTCCATAGCGACAACCTCGGCCTCCCTCAGGGACCTGCCAACTTCACCCTGCTCTG GAGGTTCAGTTCTGGAACCAGGGAAAAAGTGTTGAGATGGCTCTTCCCAAAGGCTGAactctgccccctgctggacagcGCTGGGACCATCCTCCAGAGATGCCTGGTTATCCACAGCACAAACTCTCAAAGCAAG GGTGTCAGGGTGCTGGGTTGGCtggtggtgggggaggggctGCCAACAGTGCGAGTTGTGCCTGTTCAGCGATGCCAGAAACACTGCAGCTCCTTCAACCTTTGGCTGTCACCTGGAGACATGG tGTATGCGGACCCCCGGTACTGGCAGATGGAGCTGTTCCCCGGACGCGGCCAAAACATCATTTGTGATGGCACAACCTTTTAG
- the nfs1 gene encoding cysteine desulfurase, mitochondrial, which translates to MLSPGRTISSRLLRPASWLPFRLCPERTAVRSMQKELIKKQELEKDELRPLYMDFQATTPMDPRVLDAMLPFQVNYYGNPHSRTHAYGWESETAMETARKQVADLIGADPREIIFTSGATESNNMAIKGVARFYQAKKRHVITTQTEHKCVLDSCRVLEAEGFEVTYLPVQSNGLLDLKLLEASIRPETSLVSVMTINNEIGVKQPIKEIGQICRSKGVFLHTDAAQAVGKIPISVSDWKVDLMSISGHKIYGPKGVGALYVQRRPRVRLEPLQNGGGQERGLRSGTVPTPLAVGLGAACSISQKEMEYDHQRVSMLANRLVQKIMSEIPDVVMNGDPEQRYPGCINLSFAYVEGESLLMALKDVALSSGSACTSASLEPSYVLRAIGADEDLAHSSIRFGIGRFTTEQEVDYTAEKCIQHVRRLREMSPLWEMVQEGIDLKSIKWTQH; encoded by the exons ATGCTTTCCCCGGGCAGGACCATCTCCTCCCGGCTGCTGAGGCCGGCCTCGTGGCTTCCTTTTCGTCTGTGTCCTGAGCGGACAGCCGTTAGATCCATGCAAAAAG AGCTGATCAAGAAACAAGAACTGGAGAAAGATGAGCTGCGGCCCCTCTACATGGACTTCCAGGCTACTACTCCTATG GATCCTCGAGTCCTGGACGCCATGTTGCCATTCCAGGTGAATTACTATGGAAACCCTCACTCTAGGACACATGCCTATGGTTGGGAGAGCGAGACTGCCATGGAGACTGCCAGGAAG CAGGTGGCCGATCTTATTGGAGCCGATCCCAGAGAAATCATCTTCACCAGTGGAGCCACAGAGTCCAACAACATGGCCATCAAG GGCGTGGCCAGGTTCTACCAGGCCAAGAAGCGACATGTGATCACAACACAGACTGAACATAAATGTGTTCTGGACTCTTGTCGTGTCCTGGAGGCTGAAGGATTTGAGGTCACCTACCTGCCTGTCCAGAGTAATGGACTTCTGGACCTGAAG TTACTGGAGGCCTCCATCCGTCCAGAAACCTCACTGGTGTCTGTGATGACCATCAACAATGAAATTGGAGTCAAGCAGCCCATCAAGGAAATCG GTCAGATTTGCCGATCCAAGGGAGTCTTCTTGCACACCGATGCTGCGCAGGCTGTTGGAAAGATTCCTATCAGTGTCTCTGACTGGAAGGTTGATTTGATGTCAATTAGTGGTCACAAGATCTACGGACCCAAAG gTGTGGGCGCTTTGTATGTGCAACGCCGACCTCGAGTTCGTTTGGAGCCGCTGCAGAATGGGGGTGGCCAAGAAAGAGGTCTTCGCTCTGGGACGGTACCCACTCCGCTGGCTGTCGGACTGGGAGCCGCCTGCAGCATATCTCAGAAGGAGATGGAG TATGATCATCAAAGAGTGTCCATGCTAGCTAACCGTCTGGTCCAGAAAATCATGTCTGAGATTCCTGACGTTGTCATGAATGGAGACCCAGAACAGCGCTACCCTg gATGCATTAATCTTTCATTTGCCTATGTGGAAGGAGAAAGTTTGTTAATGGCGCTGAAGGATGTTGCTTTGTCATCTGGAAG tGCATGTACATCAGCTTCTCTGGAGCCATCATACGTTCTCAGAGCCATTGGAGCAGATGAAGACCTTGCTCATTCTTCCATCAG GTTTGGTATCGGTAGGTTCACCACAGAACAAGAAGTTGATTACACAGCAGAGAAATGCATCCAGCACGTCCGCAGACTCAGAGAGATGAG TCCTCTCTGGGAGATGGTTCAGGAAGGCATCGACCTGAAGAGCATCAAGTGGACGCAGCACTAG